The Carassius auratus strain Wakin unplaced genomic scaffold, ASM336829v1 scaf_tig00024015, whole genome shotgun sequence genome contains a region encoding:
- the LOC113078042 gene encoding 4-hydroxyphenylpyruvate dioxygenase-like — protein MTSYTDKGEKHEQGKFVCFDHLTFWVGNAKQAASYYCNKLGFEPVAYRGLETGSRDVVSHVVKQGKIIYVFTSALNPGNKEMGDHLVKHGDGVKDVAFTVENCDFLVEKARERGAIIIKEPHVVEDKFGRVKLAVLQTYGDTTHTFVERAGYNGLFLPGFHAPLFCDPFLAKLPSGKLDFIDHVVGNQPDSEMVPVVEWYQRNLLFHRFWSVDDKQLQTDYSALRSIVVANYEETVKMPINEPAMGKRKSQIQEYVEYYGGAGVQHIAMNTSDIITAIRNLKERGMEFMTVPDTYYQQLREKLKLSKVRIVEDIRILEELRILVDFDDNGYLLQIFTKPVQDRPTVFLEVIQRHNHQGFGAGNFKSLFEAIEADQNARGNLTILTPNGTSQKL, from the exons ATG ACATCCTACACTGACAAAGGTGAAAAG CACGAGCAGGGCAAGTTTGTCTGCTTTGATCATCTCACTTTCTGGGTTGGAAATGCCAAACAG GCAGCATCTTATTACTGTAACAAGCTGGGTTTTGAGCCCGTGGCGTATCGTGGGCTGGAGACAGGTAGTCGTGATGTTGTGTCTCATGTGGTGAAACAGGGGAAG ATAATTTATGTCTTCACCTCTGCCTTGAATCCTGGTAATAAAG AGATGGGAGATCACCTGGTAAAACATGGAGATGGTGTCAAAGATGTAGCTTTCACTGTAGAGAACTGTGACTTCCTGGTAGAG AAAGCGAGAGAACGAGGTGCCATCATCATTAAAGAGCCTCACGTTGTGGAGGATAAGTTCGGCAGGGTGAAGCTCGCAGTGCTGCAGACA TATGGTGATACCACTCATACATTTGTAGAGCGGGCAGGATATAATGGGCTCTTCCTCCCAGGATTCCACGCTCCTCTGTTCTGCGACCCTTTCTTAGCAAAACT GCCAAGCGGGAAGCTGGACTTCATTGACCATGTGGTTGGAAATCAGCCTGACAGTGAGATGGTGCCAGTAGTGGAGTG GTATCAGAGGAACCTGCTGTTCCACAGATTCTGGTCTGTAGATGACAAGCAGTTGCAGACTGACTACAGTGCGCTGCGCTCCATAGTAGTGGCCAACTATGAAGAAACTGTGAAAATGCCAATTAATGAACCAGCCATGGGGAAGCGCAAGTCCCAGATTCAG GAGTATGTGGAGTATTATGGTGGTGCAGGGGTTCAGCACATCGCCATGAACACCTCTGACATCATCACAGCA ATCCGTAACCTAAAGGAACGTGGTATGGAGTTCATGACAGTGCCTGACACTTACTACCAGCAGCTCAGGGAGAAGCTGAAGCTTTCCAAAGTCAGAATTGTTGAGGACATCAGAATATTGGAG GAACTTAGAattttggtggattttgatgacAATGGCTACCTACTCCAGATCTTCACCAAACCAGTACAGGACAGGCCTACAGTGTTTCTGGAGGTCATCCAGAGACACAACCACCAA GGGTTTGGTGCTGGAAATTTCAAATCTCTGTTTGAGGCTATTGAAGCAGACCAGAATGCCAGAGGAAACCTCACCATCCTTACACCTAATGGCACATCACAGAAACTCTGA